One part of the Phoenix dactylifera cultivar Barhee BC4 chromosome 4, palm_55x_up_171113_PBpolish2nd_filt_p, whole genome shotgun sequence genome encodes these proteins:
- the LOC120110674 gene encoding uncharacterized protein LOC120110674, with product IEKNDEDDNEQNDPILHHKIVAPFPQRLLAAKKGIADQEILDIFKQVKINIPLLDAIKQIPSYAKFLKDLCTIKRKLYVQKKAFLTEQVSAILKHNTPPKYKDPGCPTISCIIGNFRIQRALLDLGASVNLLPYSVYEQLGLGRPFLATSKALINCRNGIMKMSFGNMTIDFNIFNICKQPDNDNENDEIHGVNLIDSIVEDALIPSLSSDPLETCLTHFGNTDINQNFREISAILDSAPLLDTDRWKSRFEELPTRNNSPLPSSVQAPKFELKPLPSELKYAYLGQEETFPVIISSQLEQNGYSGYNQIAIDPEDPEKTTFTCPFGTFAYKRMPFGLCNAPATFQRCMLSIFSDMVERFLEVFMDDFSVFGSSFENCVDYLRLVLNTDHAALKYLLSKKDAKARLACGGHFSVKKTAAKILQCGFYWPTLFKDSHNFCKACERCQKLGGITRRNMMPLNPILIIEIFDCWGIDFMSPFPPSFGNLYILVAVDYISKWIEAIPCKHNDHKTVLKFLKENILSRFGTPRAIISDGGSHFCNKPFEALMRKYGITHKVATPYHPQTSGQVEVSNRSIKNILEKTVNPNRKDWSLRLTDSC from the exons attgaaaagaatgatgaagatgataatgaacAAAATGATCCAATACTGCATCATAAGATAGTTGCTCCATTTCCTCAGcgcttgcttgcagctaaaaagGGAATAGCTGACCAAGAAATTTTGGAtatctttaaacaagtaaagattaacattcctctattagatgccattaagcagattccatcttatgcaaaatttttaaaagatctttgtaccataaagcgaaagctttacgtacaaaagaaagcttttctaactgaacaggtgagtgctattctcaaacacaacaccccacctaagtataaagatcctggttgtcctaccatatcttgcatcattggaaactttaggatacaacgagcccttcttgatttaggtgcaagtgttaacttactgccgtattcagtttatgaacagttaggacttg gccgcccatttctagctacttccaaagctttgatcaactgtcgaaatggaataatgaaaatgtcattcggaaatatgactatagattttaatatatttaacatttgcaaacaacccgataatgataacgaaaatgatgaaattcatggagttaatctgatcgactccattgtagaagatgctcttatcccatctctttcttctgatcctttagaaacatgcctaactcatttcggaaatacagatatcaaccaaaactttagagaaatcagtgctatattagactcagctcctttgttggatacagataggtggaaatctcgttttgaagaattgcccacacgcaacaatagtcctctaccatctagtgttcaagcacctaAATTTGAGCTAAAGCCTTTGCCATCTGAGCTCAAGTATgcataccttggtcaagaagagacttttcctgtgatcatatcatcccaactcgaacaaa atggctattcaggttacaaccaaattgcaattgatcctgaagatccggaaaagaccacttttacatgtccttttggcacatttgcttacaagagaatgccttttggattatgtaatgctcctgcaaccttccaaagatgcatgctcagtattttctccgacatggttgaGCGTTTTttggaagttttcatggatgatttttcggtttttggctcctcttttgaaaactgtgtggactatttaagactagtcttaa acactgaccacgctgcccttaagtaccttctttcaaaaaaggatgctaaggcacgttt agcttgcggtggtcatttctctgttaagaaaacggctgcaaaaattttacagtgcggtttctattggcccaccttatttaaagattcccataacttttgcaaagcttgcgagcgttgtcaaaagttaggtggaataactcgtaggaatatgatgcccctcaacccaattttaattatcgaaatatttgattgttggggaatagattttatgagcccatttcctccttcattcggAAATTTGTACATCTTAGTAGCTGTGGATTATATctccaaatggattgaggcaattccttgcaaacataatgaccacaaaactgttctaaaatttttaaaggaaaacattctttccagatttggaacgcctcgagccatcatcagtgatgggggttcacacttctgtaataagccttttgaggctttaatgcgaaaatatgggatcacccataaagtcgccaccccttatcatccacaaacaagtggacaagttgaagtatccaatcgatcaattaagaatattctggaaaaaacggttaacccaaatcgcaaagactggtctttgcgtttaactgat TCATgttaa
- the LOC103717701 gene encoding traB domain-containing protein-like isoform X1: protein MQASDHQERERMIRSTRLVSLPESRLLIIPPTFPRRRHRRPIRCFADVPLGPTIQSPSYTPRTSLFSKRLVSSLVPSHPGRRDRPLPQTMDRAGDYSSGSDSSAAAATEDYVHVSSADPPVAVVAAEEAAPNPNPNIRADSELPEAPAWSSIEEKARASVAADDEVLGGLGGPDLDSVDGEEERKRVLPEELSKGVAILECESSAEGGTCDVYLVGTAHVSQESCKEVQAVISYLKPQVVFLELCSNRVAILTPQNLQVPTLSEMIDMWKKKKMNTFGILYSWFLAKVADKLEVFPGSEFRVAFEEAMSYGAKVILGDRPVHITLRRTWGKMTLWHRAKFLYYILFQAIFLPDPEDLNKMLKEMDDVDMLTLVIQEMSKAFPTLMETLLHERDMYMSSTLLKVAREHSSVVAVVGKGHLSGIKKHWKQPIEVKHLLEVPAKGAGLSRMKILASLGVAVTGVAIATGLYLVGKR, encoded by the exons ATGCAGGCCAGCGATCACCAAGAGCGTGAACGCATGATTCGCTCGACTCGCCTGGTCAGCTTGCCCGAGTCACGTCTCCTTATTATCCCACCAACATTCCCACGCCGTCGGCATCGACGACCCATCCGGTGTTTCGCCGACGTTCCTCTCGGCCCAACCATCCAAAGCCCGTCATATACCCCCAGGACTTCTCTCTTTTCTAAGCGTCTCGTCTCTTCCCTCGTACCCTCCCATCCCGGCCGCCGGGACCGCCCTCTCCCTCAGACGATGGATCGCGCCGGAGACTACTCGTCGGGATCCgattcctccgccgccgccgctaccGAGGACTACGTCCACGTCTCCAGCGCCGATCCCCCTGTGGCGGTGGTGGCGGCCGAAGAGGCGGCGccgaaccctaaccctaacatTCGCGCGGATTCCGAGCTCCCTGAGGCTCCGGCGTGGAGTTCTATCGAGGAGAAGGCTCGTGCTTCGGTTGCCGCCGATGATGAGGTTCTTGGAGGGCTGGGAGGTCCTGACCTGGATTCTGTGGATGGGGAAGAGGAGCGGAAGAGGGTTCTTCCGGAGGAGTTGTCGAAGGGCGTCGCGATCTTAGAGTGCGAGTCCTCGGCCGAAGGAGGCACCTGCGACGTGTACTTGGTTGGAACCGCTCACGTTTCTCAG GAATCATGCAAGGAAGTTCAGGCCGTCATCAGTTACTTGAAACCACAG GTTGTTTTCTTGGAGTTGTGTTCGAACCGTGTTGCCATCTTGACCCCCCAAAATCTTCAG GTTCCTACTTTGAGTGAAATGATTGACatgtggaagaaaaagaagatgaatACTTTCGGAATTCTCTACAGCTGGTTTCTTGCCAAG GTTGCTGATAAACTCGAGGTTTTCCCTGGTTCTGAGTTCCGAGTGGCATTTGAAGAAGCAATGAGTTATGGAGCCAAGGTTATATTGGGTGATCGTcctgtccat aTCACCTTGAGGAGAACTTGGGGCAAAATGACATTATGGCATCGAGCAAAATTTCTGTACTATATACTCTTTCAAGCAATCTTTTTACCAGACCCTGAAGATCTCAATAAAATG TTGAAGGAAATGGATGATGTTGACATGCTAACTCTTGTGATTCAAGAGATGAGCAAGGCATTCCCCACTTTGATGGAGACACTTCTACATGAACGTGATAT GTATATGTCATCTACATTGTTAAAGGTTGCCAGAGAACATTCTTCAGTAGTTGCAGTTGTTGGCAAAGGGCATTTGTCGGGAATAAAGAAGCACTGGAAGCAGCCTATTGAG GTAAAGCATCTATTGGAAGTTCCTGCCAAAGGTGCAGGTCTTTCTCGGATGAAAATCTTAGCATCTTTAGGTGTGGCAGTGACCGGGGTTGCCATTGCTACTGGACTCTATCTTGTGGGCAAGAGGTGA
- the LOC103717701 gene encoding uncharacterized protein LOC103717701 isoform X3, with amino-acid sequence MQASDHQERERMIRSTRLVSLPESRLLIIPPTFPRRRHRRPIRCFADVPLGPTIQSPSYTPRTSLFSKRLVSSLVPSHPGRRDRPLPQTMDRAGDYSSGSDSSAAAATEDYVHVSSADPPVAVVAAEEAAPNPNPNIRADSELPEAPAWSSIEEKARASVAADDEVLGGLGGPDLDSVDGEEERKRVLPEELSKGVAILECESSAEGGTCDVYLVGTAHVSQESCKEVQAVISYLKPQVVFLELCSNRVAILTPQNLQVPTLSEMIDMWKKKKMNTFGILYSWFLAKVADKLEVFPGSEFRVAFEEAMSYGAKVILGDRPVHITLRRTWGKMTLWHRAKFLYYILFQAIFLPDPEDLNKMVYVIYIVKGCQRTFFSSCSCWQRAFVGNKEALEAAY; translated from the exons ATGCAGGCCAGCGATCACCAAGAGCGTGAACGCATGATTCGCTCGACTCGCCTGGTCAGCTTGCCCGAGTCACGTCTCCTTATTATCCCACCAACATTCCCACGCCGTCGGCATCGACGACCCATCCGGTGTTTCGCCGACGTTCCTCTCGGCCCAACCATCCAAAGCCCGTCATATACCCCCAGGACTTCTCTCTTTTCTAAGCGTCTCGTCTCTTCCCTCGTACCCTCCCATCCCGGCCGCCGGGACCGCCCTCTCCCTCAGACGATGGATCGCGCCGGAGACTACTCGTCGGGATCCgattcctccgccgccgccgctaccGAGGACTACGTCCACGTCTCCAGCGCCGATCCCCCTGTGGCGGTGGTGGCGGCCGAAGAGGCGGCGccgaaccctaaccctaacatTCGCGCGGATTCCGAGCTCCCTGAGGCTCCGGCGTGGAGTTCTATCGAGGAGAAGGCTCGTGCTTCGGTTGCCGCCGATGATGAGGTTCTTGGAGGGCTGGGAGGTCCTGACCTGGATTCTGTGGATGGGGAAGAGGAGCGGAAGAGGGTTCTTCCGGAGGAGTTGTCGAAGGGCGTCGCGATCTTAGAGTGCGAGTCCTCGGCCGAAGGAGGCACCTGCGACGTGTACTTGGTTGGAACCGCTCACGTTTCTCAG GAATCATGCAAGGAAGTTCAGGCCGTCATCAGTTACTTGAAACCACAG GTTGTTTTCTTGGAGTTGTGTTCGAACCGTGTTGCCATCTTGACCCCCCAAAATCTTCAG GTTCCTACTTTGAGTGAAATGATTGACatgtggaagaaaaagaagatgaatACTTTCGGAATTCTCTACAGCTGGTTTCTTGCCAAG GTTGCTGATAAACTCGAGGTTTTCCCTGGTTCTGAGTTCCGAGTGGCATTTGAAGAAGCAATGAGTTATGGAGCCAAGGTTATATTGGGTGATCGTcctgtccat aTCACCTTGAGGAGAACTTGGGGCAAAATGACATTATGGCATCGAGCAAAATTTCTGTACTATATACTCTTTCAAGCAATCTTTTTACCAGACCCTGAAGATCTCAATAAAATG GTATATGTCATCTACATTGTTAAAGGTTGCCAGAGAACATTCTTCAGTAGTTGCAGTTGTTGGCAAAGGGCATTTGTCGGGAATAAAGAAGCACTGGAAGCAGCCTATTGA
- the LOC103717701 gene encoding traB domain-containing protein-like isoform X2: MQASDHQERERMIRSTRLVSLPESRLLIIPPTFPRRRHRRPIRCFADVPLGPTIQSPSYTPRTSLFSKRLVSSLVPSHPGRRDRPLPQTMDRAGDYSSGSDSSAAAATEDYVHVSSADPPVAVVAAEEAAPNPNPNIRADSELPEAPAWSSIEEKARASVAADDEVLGGLGGPDLDSVDGEEERKRVLPEELSKGVAILECESSAEGGTCDVYLVGTAHVSQESCKEVQAVISYLKPQVVFLELCSNRVAILTPQNLQVADKLEVFPGSEFRVAFEEAMSYGAKVILGDRPVHITLRRTWGKMTLWHRAKFLYYILFQAIFLPDPEDLNKMLKEMDDVDMLTLVIQEMSKAFPTLMETLLHERDMYMSSTLLKVAREHSSVVAVVGKGHLSGIKKHWKQPIEVKHLLEVPAKGAGLSRMKILASLGVAVTGVAIATGLYLVGKR, from the exons ATGCAGGCCAGCGATCACCAAGAGCGTGAACGCATGATTCGCTCGACTCGCCTGGTCAGCTTGCCCGAGTCACGTCTCCTTATTATCCCACCAACATTCCCACGCCGTCGGCATCGACGACCCATCCGGTGTTTCGCCGACGTTCCTCTCGGCCCAACCATCCAAAGCCCGTCATATACCCCCAGGACTTCTCTCTTTTCTAAGCGTCTCGTCTCTTCCCTCGTACCCTCCCATCCCGGCCGCCGGGACCGCCCTCTCCCTCAGACGATGGATCGCGCCGGAGACTACTCGTCGGGATCCgattcctccgccgccgccgctaccGAGGACTACGTCCACGTCTCCAGCGCCGATCCCCCTGTGGCGGTGGTGGCGGCCGAAGAGGCGGCGccgaaccctaaccctaacatTCGCGCGGATTCCGAGCTCCCTGAGGCTCCGGCGTGGAGTTCTATCGAGGAGAAGGCTCGTGCTTCGGTTGCCGCCGATGATGAGGTTCTTGGAGGGCTGGGAGGTCCTGACCTGGATTCTGTGGATGGGGAAGAGGAGCGGAAGAGGGTTCTTCCGGAGGAGTTGTCGAAGGGCGTCGCGATCTTAGAGTGCGAGTCCTCGGCCGAAGGAGGCACCTGCGACGTGTACTTGGTTGGAACCGCTCACGTTTCTCAG GAATCATGCAAGGAAGTTCAGGCCGTCATCAGTTACTTGAAACCACAG GTTGTTTTCTTGGAGTTGTGTTCGAACCGTGTTGCCATCTTGACCCCCCAAAATCTTCAG GTTGCTGATAAACTCGAGGTTTTCCCTGGTTCTGAGTTCCGAGTGGCATTTGAAGAAGCAATGAGTTATGGAGCCAAGGTTATATTGGGTGATCGTcctgtccat aTCACCTTGAGGAGAACTTGGGGCAAAATGACATTATGGCATCGAGCAAAATTTCTGTACTATATACTCTTTCAAGCAATCTTTTTACCAGACCCTGAAGATCTCAATAAAATG TTGAAGGAAATGGATGATGTTGACATGCTAACTCTTGTGATTCAAGAGATGAGCAAGGCATTCCCCACTTTGATGGAGACACTTCTACATGAACGTGATAT GTATATGTCATCTACATTGTTAAAGGTTGCCAGAGAACATTCTTCAGTAGTTGCAGTTGTTGGCAAAGGGCATTTGTCGGGAATAAAGAAGCACTGGAAGCAGCCTATTGAG GTAAAGCATCTATTGGAAGTTCCTGCCAAAGGTGCAGGTCTTTCTCGGATGAAAATCTTAGCATCTTTAGGTGTGGCAGTGACCGGGGTTGCCATTGCTACTGGACTCTATCTTGTGGGCAAGAGGTGA